A part of Solibacillus sp. FSL H8-0538 genomic DNA contains:
- a CDS encoding YheC/YheD family protein, translating into MEITRGRWSQYQILNANEKTKPYVVHTELFNEQSFYQNLNQQLVIRPCFGSKEIHVFLIPGEKEKYKIQNESFSMIFNNKSDVYNYLENICTTEKYYILQDFSFLNNRNEEAVELFVTMHRDQFFNWSVTAVLEKNGFLKQKEIDFIIQKLDDSAIQTVLCLEKHYPECPTIVLDIGILKEEWYIRDIFLHFSKSKWSQYQVLSFVDELAAYLPHTQLATTHTILHFIQEHKQVMLKPCLGQWGIGIVQVSWLQGDVFEVHNERKKRLIEGRASLIDYLQTHYLSQKSYLVQERIPLATIEDCIFDARVMVQRENRGSNWEVTAKVAKISSKKYIVTNVATSIILLEEALQKSKINSDPQKLLSKLNEICMIGALYLGNCYLDITRIGMDIGIDKKGDIWIFETNLVPDVSLFKRLQDQSIYEKIIKKNKE; encoded by the coding sequence ATGGAAATTACAAGAGGAAGATGGAGCCAGTATCAAATTTTAAATGCGAATGAAAAAACTAAGCCTTATGTTGTTCATACCGAATTGTTTAACGAACAGTCCTTTTATCAAAATTTAAATCAACAATTGGTTATCCGACCGTGTTTTGGTTCAAAAGAAATTCATGTATTCTTAATACCAGGGGAAAAAGAGAAGTATAAAATTCAAAATGAAAGCTTTTCAATGATTTTCAATAACAAATCAGATGTTTATAATTATTTGGAAAACATATGCACAACAGAAAAATATTATATTCTTCAGGATTTTAGTTTCTTGAATAACAGAAATGAAGAGGCTGTTGAACTATTTGTAACTATGCATCGAGATCAGTTCTTTAACTGGAGTGTAACAGCGGTACTTGAAAAGAATGGCTTTTTAAAGCAAAAAGAAATAGACTTCATAATACAAAAACTTGATGATTCGGCCATCCAAACCGTTTTATGTCTCGAAAAACATTATCCCGAATGTCCAACTATTGTATTAGATATCGGAATATTAAAAGAGGAATGGTATATTCGAGATATTTTCCTGCACTTTTCAAAAAGTAAGTGGAGCCAGTATCAAGTACTGTCTTTCGTTGATGAGTTAGCAGCTTATCTTCCCCATACCCAACTAGCAACCACTCACACAATCCTTCATTTTATTCAAGAACACAAGCAGGTAATGCTCAAACCATGTTTAGGTCAATGGGGAATAGGCATTGTACAAGTTTCCTGGCTGCAAGGAGATGTCTTTGAAGTTCATAACGAAAGAAAAAAACGTTTAATAGAAGGTAGAGCCTCCCTCATTGATTACCTCCAAACCCATTACTTATCTCAAAAAAGTTATCTCGTTCAGGAAAGGATACCCTTAGCGACGATTGAAGATTGTATCTTTGACGCGCGCGTGATGGTTCAAAGAGAAAACCGCGGTAGCAACTGGGAAGTTACCGCGAAAGTAGCGAAGATTTCCTCAAAGAAATATATCGTTACCAATGTGGCGACGTCTATAATCCTGTTAGAAGAAGCTCTGCAAAAATCAAAAATAAACAGCGACCCCCAAAAATTACTTTCTAAACTAAATGAAATTTGCATGATTGGAGCCCTATATTTAGGGAACTGTTACCTAGATATTACCCGAATCGGTATGGATATCGGCATTGATAAAAAAGGCGATATTTGGATTTTCGAAACAAACTTAGTTCCCGACGTTTCGCTTTTTAAAAGGTTACAAGACCAAAGTATTTACGAAAAAATAATAAAGAAAAACAAAGAATAA
- a CDS encoding NPCBM/NEW2 domain-containing protein produces MGLPQLTVPKSVATKAGTPIDINGKYFATDAEDGDLRAAVQVTGADQVNFDRAGKYELTYTVTDSDGNEITKKRTISVVNMEDAHFLSDFDWNSTQNSYAVPVKDLAISHKTLRLTGEDGSEKAYQKGIGAHSNSTIVYDLTDKDADYFTSFVGVDRQMYGSIGSVTFQVIVDGEKQFDSGLMQSRDPQKFIEVNISGAKELKLVVTDGGNGNGSDHGSWGDAKLHFANADRVFTKDLVVAFEDAKAIDAEGYTSESVNLLLASIAKADELLANKQATQVEIDQAEGALIQAKATLVAIDFNQIIIIKDNNLKKSIQQTLGLTGEITLRDLYELTSLYCPTTRITSLEGLQYAKNLVSLDISGNAITDFSPLKDLTKLDTVIAHPQIVEVKSLTGPVTTVENLVKGLDGHYLNPYQIGLRHTKTNKEISVAVEQLAPNADQFAIDLSVEDKGWYMLVLAYKLQEDTTIQLTYFLDNN; encoded by the coding sequence ATTGGGCTTCCACAGCTGACAGTCCCTAAATCCGTTGCTACTAAAGCCGGAACGCCTATCGACATCAACGGAAAATATTTCGCAACGGATGCTGAAGATGGCGATTTAAGAGCCGCTGTACAAGTGACTGGAGCAGATCAAGTAAACTTCGATCGAGCTGGTAAGTATGAGCTTACTTATACTGTAACGGATAGTGACGGCAATGAAATCACGAAGAAACGAACGATTTCTGTCGTGAATATGGAAGATGCTCATTTCCTTTCAGATTTCGATTGGAATTCTACTCAAAACAGCTATGCAGTACCTGTGAAAGATCTAGCAATTAGTCACAAAACTTTACGATTAACAGGAGAAGATGGCAGTGAGAAGGCTTACCAGAAAGGTATTGGTGCCCATTCTAACTCAACAATCGTCTATGATTTAACAGATAAAGACGCTGATTATTTCACTTCATTTGTGGGTGTAGACCGTCAGATGTACGGTTCAATTGGTTCTGTAACATTCCAGGTTATTGTTGATGGAGAAAAACAATTCGACAGTGGCTTAATGCAATCAAGAGATCCACAAAAATTTATTGAAGTGAATATTAGCGGTGCCAAAGAGCTGAAGTTAGTCGTTACTGACGGCGGTAATGGAAACGGTTCTGACCATGGATCATGGGGAGATGCTAAATTACATTTCGCGAACGCGGATAGAGTTTTCACAAAAGATTTAGTAGTAGCTTTTGAAGATGCGAAAGCCATTGATGCTGAAGGCTATACATCTGAGAGTGTGAATTTATTACTAGCTAGCATTGCAAAAGCGGACGAACTTCTTGCGAATAAGCAAGCTACTCAGGTAGAAATCGATCAAGCTGAAGGAGCACTAATTCAGGCTAAAGCAACGTTAGTAGCAATCGACTTCAATCAAATTATCATTATAAAAGATAACAATCTCAAGAAATCTATACAGCAAACACTAGGACTTACTGGAGAAATAACGCTACGTGATCTGTATGAACTCACTAGTCTTTATTGTCCTACTACGCGAATAACGAGTCTTGAAGGCTTACAATACGCGAAGAATTTAGTTTCACTAGATATTTCAGGAAATGCGATAACAGATTTCTCACCACTTAAAGATCTAACTAAATTAGATACTGTGATTGCGCATCCTCAAATCGTTGAAGTGAAAAGTTTAACTGGACCAGTAACGACAGTAGAAAACCTAGTAAAAGGCTTAGACGGTCACTATTTAAATCCTTACCAAATCGGTCTTAGGCATACGAAAACCAATAAAGAAATTTCTGTAGCTGTTGAGCAGCTTGCACCTAATGCAGATCAGTTTGCAATAGACCTTTCAGTAGAAGATAAAGGTTGGTATATGTTAGTCCTAGCTTATAAGTTACAAGAAGATACAACTATACAATTAACATATTTTTTGGATAATAACTAA
- a CDS encoding uracil-xanthine permease family protein translates to METQNNKQANDKISPTNLTVLPDEKVSTVQSALLGLQHVMAMDVYVVPFLIAMLIGLQSGQSTALIQSTFIAAGIATIIQTHFCMKLPIAQGPSYVPLGAIIGIYAASGGGELGWSSVLGASLICAILVIILGFTGVFNTIVKTFIPPIVGGTIIFVVGLSLMPIGLSSNIYNGAGATINQNIYLALITAVVLIVCVMLGSFFHTKGRFFRITSVIIALIVGCFAAKFMGVLDLSAVSQAKWFSMPQIPFADFGFSFNISAIITMVIIYIVLMAETTGTWFAVSNVIDKPLTDKQINRGVIGEGIGCFIASLLGSTPVTGYSTNAGVISITGIASRHVFVAAGAWFVLFGFSGKLAALISAIPSAVIGGVFVIVCGIIAISGLQVMKNERIGEKEMYVIAVPMILTLALTLLPKDFLYSLPTTVQYLFSSPVATAAIVAIVLNKLLPSVK, encoded by the coding sequence GTGGAAACACAAAATAACAAGCAAGCTAACGATAAAATCAGTCCCACGAATTTAACCGTTTTACCCGATGAAAAAGTTTCAACCGTTCAATCAGCTCTACTAGGATTGCAACATGTAATGGCTATGGATGTTTATGTAGTTCCATTCCTTATTGCGATGTTAATCGGCTTACAGTCTGGCCAATCAACCGCTTTAATTCAATCGACCTTTATTGCAGCAGGAATTGCAACTATTATCCAAACTCACTTTTGTATGAAACTCCCTATCGCACAAGGTCCATCTTATGTGCCACTAGGCGCCATTATTGGTATATATGCCGCTAGTGGTGGTGGTGAACTTGGTTGGAGTTCAGTATTAGGTGCTAGCTTAATCTGCGCTATTTTAGTCATTATTTTAGGCTTTACAGGAGTATTCAATACGATTGTGAAGACGTTCATCCCTCCAATTGTTGGGGGTACGATTATCTTTGTTGTTGGTCTTTCATTAATGCCCATTGGGTTAAGTAGTAATATCTATAACGGTGCAGGTGCTACGATCAACCAAAACATCTATTTAGCGCTTATTACAGCTGTAGTATTGATTGTTTGCGTTATGCTAGGTTCTTTCTTCCATACGAAAGGTCGCTTTTTCCGTATCACTTCGGTCATTATTGCGTTAATCGTAGGCTGTTTCGCAGCTAAATTTATGGGTGTATTAGATTTATCAGCTGTTTCTCAAGCAAAATGGTTTAGCATGCCGCAAATTCCTTTTGCAGACTTTGGTTTCTCTTTCAATATTTCTGCAATCATTACTATGGTTATTATTTATATTGTGTTAATGGCTGAAACAACAGGTACATGGTTTGCTGTCAGTAATGTAATCGACAAACCATTAACAGATAAACAAATTAATCGTGGCGTTATCGGGGAAGGAATTGGCTGTTTCATCGCTTCTTTACTTGGCTCCACTCCAGTAACCGGTTACTCAACAAATGCAGGGGTCATTTCGATCACAGGTATCGCAAGCCGACATGTCTTTGTCGCTGCAGGGGCTTGGTTTGTATTATTTGGATTTTCAGGTAAATTAGCTGCTTTGATTTCTGCCATTCCTTCAGCCGTAATCGGTGGTGTGTTTGTCATTGTTTGTGGCATCATTGCAATCAGCGGTTTACAAGTGATGAAAAATGAAAGAATTGGCGAAAAAGAAATGTACGTAATCGCTGTTCCGATGATTTTAACATTAGCTTTAACACTCCTTCCTAAAGATTTCTTATATTCTTTACCAACGACAGTGCAATATTTATTCAGCTCACCTGTCGCAACAGCTGCCATCGTAGCAATAGTGTTGAATAAATTATTACCGAGTGTGAAATAG
- a CDS encoding C40 family peptidase gives MNKWSSKLAALTVGTTVLLTSVGQASAASYTVKSGDSLYEIAKAYNISYKTIMNANNLTSTLIFPGQQLIIGENQTSTTPDPSSTTTYTVQSGDTLSKIGSQYGVSYKTLMEWNNLSSTLILIGQKLVVNGSTTSTSDSTDLNNTSTSTYTVKSGDTLSKIGSRYGISYTTIMKLNNLSSTAISVGQKLIVSRSTTLEPTSPNSSVGNNIVSIANQFLGVKYLFGGESPSGFDCSGFITYVYNKAGISTSRLSAAGYYNASTPVSTPQIGDLVFFSDTYKSGISHVGIYIGDNQMIAASGYYVQISKIDGAYWENHFTGFGRLN, from the coding sequence ATGAATAAATGGTCTTCAAAGCTAGCAGCATTAACAGTAGGAACAACGGTCTTATTAACGTCTGTTGGACAAGCTTCAGCAGCTTCATATACAGTAAAATCAGGAGATTCATTATATGAAATAGCAAAAGCATATAACATTTCCTATAAAACAATTATGAATGCAAACAATTTAACATCTACTTTGATTTTTCCTGGACAACAATTAATTATCGGTGAAAATCAAACATCTACTACTCCAGATCCAAGCTCTACGACTACATATACAGTACAATCTGGGGATACACTATCTAAAATTGGTAGTCAGTATGGTGTTTCATATAAAACTTTAATGGAGTGGAATAATTTATCTTCAACTCTAATCCTTATTGGACAGAAACTTGTAGTTAATGGATCTACGACATCAACATCGGATTCAACTGATTTAAATAATACATCAACATCTACATATACAGTAAAATCAGGCGATACATTATCTAAAATTGGTAGTCGATATGGCATTTCGTATACAACCATAATGAAATTAAATAATTTATCTTCTACAGCAATCTCTGTTGGGCAAAAATTAATTGTGAGTCGCTCAACAACATTGGAGCCAACTTCACCGAATTCTTCAGTAGGTAATAATATTGTTTCAATTGCAAATCAATTTTTAGGCGTAAAATATCTTTTCGGTGGCGAATCGCCAAGTGGCTTTGACTGCTCAGGTTTTATTACTTATGTTTATAATAAAGCAGGTATTTCAACTTCTCGTTTATCAGCAGCAGGCTACTACAATGCATCTACACCTGTATCTACACCACAAATTGGAGACTTAGTATTCTTTAGCGATACATATAAATCTGGGATTTCACATGTCGGTATATATATTGGCGATAATCAAATGATTGCTGCAAGTGGTTATTACGTACAAATTAGTAAAATCGACGGCGCATATTGGGAAAATCACTTTACAGGTTTTGGTCGTTTAAACTAA
- a CDS encoding FMN-binding negative transcriptional regulator: protein MYIPKYYQVKNIDEIIELIERNSFATIVTTKNGKPIATHLPLQLHKEGEDYFITGHMANGNPQWRTFETCVDVLVIYQGPHAYISSSWYVHENVPTWNYQAVHVYGQASILSEEELKQDLMELLEKYEKRRENPVLWDKLSPQLLESELKGIVGFKIKVKEIQAAYKLSQNRNEKDYHNIVEKLQEEENLNSQKLAEVMKKRIKANK from the coding sequence GTGTACATTCCCAAATACTATCAAGTCAAAAATATCGATGAAATTATAGAATTAATTGAGAGGAACTCATTTGCAACGATAGTCACAACAAAAAATGGGAAACCGATTGCTACCCATCTCCCTTTACAGCTACATAAAGAGGGAGAGGATTATTTCATAACCGGGCATATGGCAAATGGGAATCCCCAATGGAGAACATTTGAAACTTGTGTGGATGTTCTAGTCATATATCAGGGACCACATGCTTACATTTCTTCTTCATGGTATGTGCATGAAAATGTACCTACCTGGAATTACCAGGCAGTACATGTGTATGGTCAAGCAAGTATTTTAAGTGAAGAAGAGTTGAAACAAGATCTTATGGAGCTGCTAGAGAAGTATGAGAAACGGCGTGAAAATCCGGTTTTATGGGATAAGTTATCGCCTCAGCTATTAGAAAGTGAACTAAAAGGAATTGTTGGCTTTAAAATAAAAGTGAAAGAAATTCAAGCCGCTTATAAATTAAGTCAGAATCGAAATGAAAAGGATTATCATAACATCGTTGAAAAATTACAAGAAGAAGAAAATCTAAATTCTCAAAAACTAGCTGAAGTGATGAAAAAGAGAATTAAAGCTAATAAGTAA
- a CDS encoding metallophosphoesterase, protein MRKLIKFLLLLVVVGVIVFVYATFIESKILTVTSHEFSYATQSEEKGTSIKIAHFTDTQVGEFFSMEQFEKVVKKINKQKPDLIVFTGDLFDMGATEAEIQEIISLLKEMKAPYGKFSVYGNRDVGGGMVRNYERLLTDADFTLLQNEETTIIFPNGEELLIYGLDDALLGSPDIAGVNDMLSRNQNTLVLLHEPDVAKQLESTNHALILAGHSHGGQVYLPFIGPLATTSLAEEYVKGWYALPGNVNPNLYVNTGIGNTKLPFRLGNIPQVALINLQ, encoded by the coding sequence ATGCGAAAGCTTATTAAATTTTTACTTCTATTAGTTGTAGTAGGAGTGATCGTTTTTGTCTATGCAACATTTATCGAATCAAAGATATTAACCGTTACGTCTCATGAATTTTCATATGCAACACAGAGCGAGGAAAAAGGGACATCCATTAAAATTGCTCATTTTACAGATACGCAAGTTGGGGAATTTTTTAGTATGGAGCAGTTCGAGAAGGTTGTTAAGAAAATAAACAAACAAAAACCTGATCTCATAGTTTTTACTGGAGATTTATTTGATATGGGTGCAACAGAAGCGGAAATTCAAGAGATTATCTCTCTGTTAAAAGAGATGAAAGCGCCTTACGGTAAATTTTCGGTTTATGGTAATCGGGATGTAGGAGGCGGCATGGTCCGAAACTACGAACGCTTACTTACGGATGCTGATTTTACGCTTTTACAAAATGAAGAAACGACGATTATTTTTCCGAACGGGGAAGAACTACTCATATATGGATTAGATGATGCACTATTAGGTTCACCTGATATAGCTGGTGTGAACGATATGCTATCTCGTAATCAAAATACCCTTGTACTTTTACATGAACCAGATGTAGCAAAACAACTTGAGTCTACGAATCATGCATTAATTTTGGCCGGTCATAGTCATGGTGGACAAGTGTACCTACCATTTATCGGACCTCTTGCTACTACTTCATTAGCAGAAGAATACGTAAAGGGTTGGTATGCTCTTCCTGGTAATGTAAACCCTAATTTATATGTGAATACTGGGATTGGAAATACCAAACTGCCATTTCGTTTAGGCAACATCCCGCAAGTGGCTCTTATAAATCTTCAATAA
- a CDS encoding LysR family transcriptional regulator, translated as MTLQQFRYIVEIAKHNSISKAASALFVTQPSISKAVRDLEAE; from the coding sequence ATGACGCTTCAACAATTTCGTTATATCGTGGAAATTGCTAAACATAATTCAATCAGTAAAGCCGCTTCAGCACTTTTCGTAACGCAACCTAGTATTAGTAAAGCCGTGCGCGATTTGGAAGCAGAGTAA
- a CDS encoding thioesterase family protein — protein sequence MNKSLQAGIEHEMKFVVAQSKTVANLNPESEEFGAMPEVFATGYLVGHLEWTCMQAVNPYLDFPRELTLGTHINVSHEAATPPGLEVTGRVKLMQVAFLKRLQVK from the coding sequence ATGAATAAATCACTACAAGCTGGGATCGAGCATGAAATGAAGTTTGTTGTGGCACAGTCAAAAACCGTAGCAAATCTTAACCCGGAATCGGAAGAGTTTGGAGCAATGCCAGAAGTGTTTGCAACAGGTTATCTTGTTGGTCATTTAGAGTGGACATGTATGCAAGCGGTTAATCCTTATCTTGATTTTCCACGTGAACTGACACTTGGTACACACATTAACGTAAGCCATGAAGCTGCAACACCACCAGGGCTTGAAGTAACTGGACGAGTTAAGCTAATGCAAGTCGCTTTTCTGAAAAGGCTGCAAGTTAAGTGA
- a CDS encoding MFS transporter produces the protein MIQGSWRALVWIGLSVLCALSLWYNASVIAPELIEIWNLSSNSEAWFSASVPIGFVIGALLSSFLGVADRFNPRKVFAISAFLGAILNALLVLVDSGFFGILLRVFTGITLAGVYPIAVKILSEWFPRKRGLAIGILIAALTLGSSLPHFVVLFFSSLSWKFVIICSSVLALISAFVVTFILKDAPIKSKNLPFSLKLIKKVVTNKPVMLANYGYFGHMWELYAMWTWLPAFLTASFLNYSPEIPHWFIALTSFISIGIAGGIGCVVGGLISDKIGRANLTIISMSISAICSILIGFTFGQFIWSTLIISIIWGVSVISDSAQFSAAVSEIAEDEYVGTALTFQMCIGFLVTIFSINLIPIIQRIIGWEWAFTILAIGPILGIITMVKYRRYEFNNEKVQL, from the coding sequence ATGATTCAAGGTTCTTGGAGAGCGTTGGTATGGATTGGGCTATCAGTGTTATGTGCTTTAAGCTTATGGTATAATGCTTCAGTGATTGCGCCGGAACTAATTGAAATTTGGAATCTTAGCTCTAATTCGGAAGCCTGGTTTTCTGCTTCTGTTCCTATTGGATTTGTAATAGGCGCATTACTTAGTTCATTTTTAGGGGTTGCTGACCGTTTTAATCCCCGAAAGGTTTTTGCAATTTCAGCATTTTTAGGTGCAATATTGAATGCCTTATTAGTTCTAGTTGATTCCGGCTTTTTCGGTATTCTGCTAAGGGTATTTACTGGAATTACCCTTGCAGGTGTATACCCAATCGCTGTAAAAATTTTATCAGAATGGTTTCCTAGAAAACGTGGTTTGGCAATTGGAATTTTAATTGCAGCATTAACATTAGGATCATCATTGCCACATTTTGTTGTTCTGTTCTTTTCTTCATTAAGTTGGAAATTCGTGATCATTTGTAGTTCAGTCTTGGCTTTAATATCAGCTTTCGTTGTCACATTTATATTAAAAGATGCCCCAATAAAATCGAAAAATTTGCCTTTCTCTTTAAAATTAATAAAAAAAGTAGTTACGAATAAACCAGTAATGCTTGCAAATTACGGTTACTTCGGCCATATGTGGGAATTGTATGCGATGTGGACATGGCTTCCCGCATTTTTGACTGCTAGTTTCTTAAACTATTCACCAGAAATTCCTCATTGGTTCATTGCATTAACCTCTTTTATTTCAATAGGAATTGCAGGAGGGATTGGTTGTGTGGTGGGTGGACTAATTTCAGATAAAATCGGAAGAGCAAATTTAACGATTATATCTATGTCTATAAGTGCTATCTGTTCGATACTAATAGGTTTTACATTTGGGCAATTTATTTGGTCAACGCTAATAATCTCCATTATTTGGGGGGTGTCCGTCATATCTGATTCCGCTCAATTTTCTGCAGCAGTTTCAGAAATAGCTGAAGATGAGTATGTAGGTACAGCCCTTACTTTTCAAATGTGTATTGGTTTCCTAGTTACTATATTTTCTATAAATCTAATCCCTATTATTCAGAGAATCATTGGTTGGGAGTGGGCCTTTACAATATTAGCGATTGGACCTATTCTTGGAATTATAACTATGGTCAAATATAGACGTTACGAATTCAATAACGAGAAAGTGCAATTGTAA
- the guaD gene encoding guanine deaminase, whose translation MTEYTHLFRGTAFSSKSSKEVQILKHYLFCINADGMIEKAVAPDHADYQGLLNIYQGKENFHQLAEGQYFLPGFIDLHVHAPQWAQSGTALDIPLNDWLNKYTFPIESKFSDLEFAKEVYEDLVSTLLANGTTTSLYFATVHKEASLLLAEICAKKGQRGLVGKVVMDDPEQTPEFYRDADVQTALADTEEFILAVKELARSTKQGVYPVVTPRFIPSCSDGALKGLGELAAKYDTHIQSHCSESDWAHGYVQERFKKNDAFALHDFGLLSDKAVMAHCNFLNDDDAELFAETGTAISHCPISNAYFANSVIPVAHLHAKGVDIGLGSDISGGFSPSLFDNARQAVMSSRMLEDGVDPSLPAEKRGLPNSRITINEAFYLATAGGGESLSLPIGRLQENYTWDVQIIDTKLASAKLPIFDINEELNDIFQKIMYLVRPENIREVWVQGNKVHKRAQ comes from the coding sequence ATGACTGAATATACGCATTTGTTTCGAGGGACTGCTTTCTCAAGTAAGTCTTCAAAAGAAGTACAAATCTTAAAACATTATCTATTCTGTATCAACGCTGACGGTATGATTGAAAAAGCCGTTGCACCTGATCATGCGGACTATCAAGGATTACTAAATATTTATCAAGGAAAAGAAAACTTTCATCAATTAGCTGAAGGACAGTATTTCTTACCCGGCTTTATTGATTTACACGTCCATGCACCACAGTGGGCTCAATCTGGAACTGCATTAGACATTCCACTGAATGATTGGTTAAACAAGTATACCTTCCCAATTGAATCTAAGTTCTCAGATTTAGAGTTTGCTAAAGAGGTCTATGAAGATTTAGTAAGCACTTTACTTGCAAACGGCACAACTACATCGCTTTATTTTGCGACTGTTCATAAAGAGGCAAGCCTATTGCTCGCTGAAATATGCGCTAAAAAAGGACAACGTGGTTTAGTTGGTAAAGTTGTAATGGATGATCCTGAACAAACACCAGAATTTTATCGTGATGCGGATGTGCAAACAGCATTAGCAGATACAGAAGAATTTATCTTAGCGGTTAAAGAATTAGCCAGATCGACGAAACAAGGTGTTTATCCAGTTGTAACACCACGCTTTATACCAAGTTGTTCGGATGGAGCATTAAAAGGATTAGGGGAATTGGCTGCTAAGTACGATACGCATATTCAATCTCATTGTAGTGAAAGTGATTGGGCACATGGGTACGTACAAGAGCGCTTCAAGAAAAACGATGCATTTGCCTTACATGATTTCGGTTTATTGAGCGATAAAGCTGTCATGGCACATTGTAATTTCTTAAATGATGACGATGCAGAATTATTTGCTGAAACAGGCACTGCCATTAGTCATTGTCCTATCTCCAATGCTTATTTTGCTAACAGTGTCATTCCAGTTGCCCATCTACATGCAAAAGGTGTCGATATTGGTTTAGGCTCAGATATTTCTGGTGGTTTTTCACCAAGCCTTTTCGATAATGCGAGACAAGCTGTGATGTCATCTAGAATGTTAGAAGACGGTGTAGATCCATCTCTTCCTGCAGAAAAACGTGGCCTACCAAATTCACGAATTACCATTAATGAAGCTTTCTACTTAGCAACTGCTGGTGGTGGTGAAAGTTTAAGCCTCCCAATCGGTCGTTTACAAGAAAACTATACTTGGGATGTACAAATCATCGATACAAAATTAGCATCTGCAAAACTACCGATTTTCGATATTAATGAAGAATTAAACGATATTTTCCAAAAAATCATGTACCTTGTTCGACCAGAAAACATTCGTGAAGTATGGGTTCAAGGCAACAAGGTTCATAAACGAGCTCAATAA
- a CDS encoding DMT family transporter: MSIKYHVLLLLTCLFWAGNFVVSKYLVEHTSPITLTSLRWMIAVVCLVPLVWWKEKKMLPPKNAILPLFLMGLTGVVLFNLFQFLALEKTTATNAGLISTLNMISIAVCSALFLKEKMNMLQIFSMIFSLFGVILVLSKGKIDYLLSWDFNTGDLWMITAVCVWGIYTICSKWAMTKTSALMSTLYSAIFGLIILLPLSISEFTVSNINASFLGWILYTGVISTLVCMLLWNICIQNLGSTTSGVFLNFNPIFTAILAFLFLGEQLTWIQGIGSAIVIIGCYLFSYFTTKELKFLLRKLRHH, translated from the coding sequence ATGTCAATCAAGTACCATGTCTTGCTCCTATTAACCTGTTTATTTTGGGCAGGGAATTTTGTTGTTAGTAAATACCTTGTTGAACATACCTCACCGATTACACTAACTAGCCTTAGGTGGATGATTGCGGTCGTTTGTCTTGTTCCTCTTGTATGGTGGAAGGAAAAAAAGATGCTGCCACCGAAAAATGCAATACTTCCTTTGTTTTTAATGGGGTTAACAGGAGTTGTTCTATTTAACCTTTTTCAATTTTTAGCATTAGAGAAGACAACCGCAACAAATGCTGGCTTAATATCGACGTTAAATATGATTTCCATCGCTGTTTGTTCAGCTCTTTTTTTGAAAGAAAAAATGAATATGTTACAAATTTTCTCAATGATATTTTCCCTTTTTGGTGTCATTCTCGTACTATCAAAAGGGAAAATAGATTACCTGCTTTCATGGGATTTTAATACAGGTGATTTATGGATGATTACGGCTGTATGTGTATGGGGGATTTATACGATTTGTAGCAAATGGGCTATGACGAAAACTTCAGCTTTGATGTCTACTTTATACTCTGCTATTTTTGGGCTGATAATTCTTCTGCCATTAAGTATCTCTGAATTTACAGTTTCGAATATAAATGCCTCATTTTTAGGTTGGATTCTCTATACAGGAGTCATTTCAACATTAGTCTGTATGCTACTTTGGAATATTTGCATTCAAAATTTAGGTTCAACAACATCTGGAGTCTTTTTAAATTTTAATCCGATATTTACTGCAATTTTAGCATTTCTTTTTTTAGGTGAACAACTGACTTGGATCCAGGGAATAGGTAGTGCCATCGTGATAATAGGTTGTTATTTATTCTCATACTTTACAACAAAAGAATTGAAATTCTTATTAAGAAAGTTACGACATCATTAA